A section of the Oryzias melastigma strain HK-1 linkage group LG2, ASM292280v2, whole genome shotgun sequence genome encodes:
- the tmem33 gene encoding transmembrane protein 33 — protein sequence MADTQSPPPQLGPVQFLMSNKLETAMWLSRLFTVYCSVMFILPVLGPYAAANFYQRALLANALTSALRLHQRLPRFQLSRAFLAQALQEDSCHYLLYSLILVNSYPITMSIFPVFLFSLLHATTYTKKVLDSLGPGSLMFIRNLLEKLTANQQNILKFIACNEIFLMPATVFMLFSGQGSLLLPFIYYRFLTLRYTSRRNPYCRTLFTELRILLEHFVMKPACPAFFRRMCLNSIAFISRLAPTGV from the exons ATGGCAGACACACAAAGCCCCCCTCCCCAGCTCGGGCCTGTG CAATTTTTAATGAGCAACAAGCTGGAAACTGCAATGTGGCTTTCTCGTCTCTTCACCGTCTACTGCTCTGTCATGTTCATCCTCCCCGTCCTCGG ACCCTATGCAGCAGCTAACTTCTATCAGAGAGCTCTGTTGGCCAACGCCCTCACCAGCGCTCTGCGCTTACACCAGAGGCTGCCCCGCTTCCAGCTGAGCCGAGCTTTCCTAGCTCAGGCCCTGCAGGAGGACAGCTGCCATTACCTGCTCTACTCACTCATCCTGGTCAACTCCTACCCCATCACAA TGAGCATCTTTcccgtttttcttttttctttgcttcatgCAACAACCTACACAAAGAAAGTTCTTGAT TCTTTGGGTCCAGGAAGTCTGATGTTCATCAGAAACCTCCTGGAAAAACTGACAGCCAATCAGCAGAACATCCTGAAGTTTATTGCCTGTAATGAGATCTTCTTAATGCCAGCCACAGTTTTCATGCTCTTCAG TGGTCAAGGAAGCTTGTTGCTGCCCTTCATTTATTACCGATTCCTCACTCTTCGCTACACATCCAGAAGAAACCCATACTGCCG AACGTTGTTCACTGAACTCCGAATTCTTCTGGAGCACTTTGTCATGAAGCCTGCCTGCCCCGCCTTCTTTAGGAGGATGTGCCTCAACAGCATCGCCTTCATCAGCCGTCTTGCTCCCACAGGAGTCTGA